Proteins encoded by one window of Nicotiana tabacum cultivar K326 chromosome 10, ASM71507v2, whole genome shotgun sequence:
- the LOC107825275 gene encoding uncharacterized protein LOC107825275 isoform X2, which yields MSIALERNNTADRQIERSGFVHGMAFIPIYKSADLRVQAKQENEDDRTSSSSSSSSIGRNSDDSPAAGDASSDGDGEEVQSPFKPAGALDNLEALEEVLPIKRGISNFYAGKSKSFTSLADAASCSSLKDMVKPENAFTRKRKNLLAHNNFFDKNRNHFPRNYSGGLYKRPINSRSSLALGATSSCSESNNSSESLNSNPSSPHFPLPPLPPQSRRYSNESSSSPPEQKFSAWRSFSLSDLQGTAASTPSLTGIKE from the exons ATGTCGATTGCGTTGGAGAGGAATAATACAGCTGATCGTCAGATCGAACGGTCAGGATTCGTGCACGGAATGGCGTTTATTCCGATCTATAAGTCGGCAGATCTTAGGGTTCAGGCGAAgcaggaaaatgaggatgatcgGACCTCTtcctcgtcttcttcttcttcgattgGTAGGAATAGTGATGACTCGCCGGCGGCGGGAGATGCTTCGTCGGACGGCGACGGCGAGGAGGTTCAGAGTCCTTTCAAACCTGCTGGTGCTTTGGATAATTTGGAGGCTTTAGAGGAGGTTTTGCCAATAAA GAGGGGCATATCAAATTTTTACGCTGGAAAATCAAAATCATTTACTAGTCTAGCAGATGCAGCATCATGTTCCTCGCTTAAAGATATGGTCAAGCCAGAGAATGCATTCACTAGGAAACGCAAGAACTTGCTTGCTCACAACAATTTCTTTGACAAGAATCGGAATCACTTCCCAAGAAATTATAGTGGTGGGTTATACAAGAGACCGATAAACTCTAGAAGCTCATTAGCTCTTGGTGCAACCTCAAGCTGCTCTGAGAGCAATAACAGCTCCGAGTCTTTGAACTCAAATCCATCATCACCTCATTTCCCTCTTCCTCCTTTGCCTCCGCAATCAAGAAGATATAGCAATGAGTCATCATCATCACCTCCTGAACAGAAGTTTAGTGCATGGAGGTCTTTCTCCTTATCGGATCTGCAAGGGACTGCTGCTTCAACTCCCAGTCTCACGGGCATAAAGGAATAG
- the LOC107825275 gene encoding uncharacterized protein LOC107825275 isoform X3 — translation MAAKPFQITVEEFRLYHTIDRALYSLLVVELQRDPLESMQTLALWIWLERTRFNDIIRKILSLPQFSITELADEAITCLKCIEDNRFLLSTDAGEIPLTQSLMAKEFSLLFFHENRDSATSGIRKIVTEVCLKALTDIMEKALKRGSEQTLTESKMAMVAPLAESFLIERIAQLGLGSDASPKRTKGHGVPCEERTMFVTFSKGYPVAEVEIREFFSRIFGDCIECIHMQEV, via the coding sequence ATGGCTGCAAAACCTTTTCAAATCACAGTTGAGGAATTCAGACTTTACCATACGATTGACCGAGCACTTTATTCTCTCCTTGTTGTTGAGCTTCAGCGTGATCCTTTGGAGTCAATGCAGACATTGGCATTGTGGATTTGGTTGGAGCGAACACGTTTCAACGATATTATCAGGAAGATCTTGTCCTTACCTCAATTTTCGATTACTGAGCTTGCTGATGAGGCTATAACCTGCCTCAAATGCATTGAGGACAACCGGTTCCTGCTCTCAACTGACGCAGGTGAGATTCCGCTAACTCAAAGTCTCATGGCAAAAGAGTTCTCCCTCCTGTTTTTCCATGAAAATCGGGACAGTGCCACCAGTGGGATTAGGAAGATTGTTACTGAGGTTTGTCTCAAGGCATTGACAGATATCATGGAGAAAGCCTTGAAGAGAGGTTCTGAACAAACTTTGACGGAAAGCAAAATGGCGATGGTGGCACCTCTTGCTGAGTCATTCTTGATAGAAAGAATTGCTCAATTGGGACTTGGGAGTGACGCGTCTCCTAAGAGGACGAAGGGACACGGCGTACCATGTGAAGAACGGACCATGTTTGTTACTTTTTCCAAGGGATACCCTGTTGCTGAAGTTGAAATCAGGGAATTCTTCAGTAGGATTTTTGGAGACTGCATAGAGTGCATTCACATGCAGGAG